One window from the genome of Streptomyces sp. WZ-12 encodes:
- a CDS encoding restriction endonuclease subunit S has protein sequence MSAPEITYPRFPLRRFIREITDGPFGSSLASSHYAAEGARVIRLGNVGAARFKEGDAAYISLEYFKELRQYEVKSGDLIIAGLGDSNHPVGRACVAPPGLGPAIVKADCFRTRLDEERLSHRYAAWALSSSFVSGQVHTLTRGSTRARINLDVAREIQLPVPPAEEQHRIADFLDAETARIHEISKAHSNQVTLLTERHRSWLSELSTELTQKYGSVRLRHVLVGIEQGWSPQCEERLAGEGEWGVIKAGCVNGGIFDSLQHKRLPPSIEPRREYQIKPGDLLMSRASGSTDLIGSTGIVPDIDQQLLLCDKIYRLHVNKARGRTEFIAHMLRTHSVREHLKLGISGAAGMANNLPTPVVKDCVLPDVPLAEQDSAIAQLTHMGELLSQTQSALERQITRLAERRQALITAAVTGQFNVSSASGRGVDTP, from the coding sequence ATGAGCGCTCCGGAAATCACATACCCACGCTTCCCTCTGAGGCGCTTCATTCGAGAAATCACAGATGGCCCATTCGGTAGCTCCTTGGCCAGTAGCCACTATGCCGCAGAAGGTGCTCGTGTTATTCGCCTAGGAAACGTCGGTGCAGCTCGCTTCAAGGAAGGTGATGCCGCTTACATCTCCTTGGAATACTTCAAAGAGCTGCGACAGTACGAGGTGAAGTCCGGGGACTTGATCATCGCCGGACTCGGTGACTCCAATCATCCTGTCGGGCGCGCGTGCGTGGCACCCCCTGGCCTGGGTCCTGCAATTGTGAAGGCAGACTGCTTCCGCACCCGGCTCGACGAAGAACGGCTTTCCCATCGATACGCGGCCTGGGCGCTCAGTTCATCCTTCGTATCTGGCCAAGTACACACGTTGACACGCGGCTCAACTCGCGCCCGCATCAACCTCGATGTAGCACGCGAAATTCAATTGCCTGTACCTCCGGCAGAGGAACAGCACCGCATCGCCGACTTTCTCGACGCGGAGACCGCCCGTATTCATGAGATCTCCAAGGCACACAGCAATCAAGTCACCCTGCTGACCGAACGGCACCGAAGCTGGCTATCTGAGCTGTCTACGGAACTCACCCAGAAGTACGGATCTGTGCGCCTGAGGCATGTACTGGTGGGAATCGAGCAAGGGTGGTCGCCGCAGTGTGAGGAGCGCCTCGCAGGCGAAGGCGAGTGGGGAGTCATCAAGGCAGGATGCGTGAACGGAGGAATCTTCGATTCACTACAACATAAGCGACTACCTCCCTCCATTGAGCCTCGCCGCGAATACCAAATCAAACCCGGCGATCTCCTCATGTCACGAGCAAGCGGTTCCACTGATCTCATCGGTAGCACCGGAATTGTTCCAGATATCGATCAACAGCTTCTGCTCTGCGACAAGATTTACAGACTCCACGTCAACAAGGCTCGTGGCCGCACAGAATTCATCGCTCACATGCTCCGCACTCATTCTGTGCGAGAACATCTAAAGCTTGGAATTTCCGGCGCCGCAGGAATGGCAAATAACTTGCCTACGCCCGTGGTGAAAGATTGTGTGCTCCCTGACGTCCCGCTCGCAGAACAAGACTCAGCAATCGCCCAGTTGACCCATATGGGAGAGCTACTCAGTCAGACACAGTCAGCTCTCGAGCGCCAAATCACCCGTCTCGCTGAGCGCCGCCAAGCCCTGATCACCGCCGCCGTGACCGGCCAGTTCAACGTCTCGTCCGCCTCCGGCCGAGGAGTTGACACCCCGTGA